In a genomic window of Gigantopelta aegis isolate Gae_Host chromosome 9, Gae_host_genome, whole genome shotgun sequence:
- the LOC121382193 gene encoding interleukin 17-like protein, whose amino-acid sequence MKDHQILKVDLLLMLLCTIKDVVFVEGNDATVMCLEPDIDELKQQIPEYLVGSADLHSSFFNVHELTKYIKRNNGYMNSSARWRYVLFGERSCHLVQHSELGQRGNMCPSYYVLEHDPGRIPQDIVHAECTCRSCLFMDEVPKRWGDGDHFECEKIWSHTQVFRRAGCNDGVYTYRYAWERVSVGCACALV is encoded by the coding sequence ATGAAAGAccatcaaattctgaaagtggATTTATTACTAATGCTTTTGTGCACAATTAAAGACGTCGTGTTTGTTGAAGGAAATGACGCCACGGTCATGTGTCTTGAGCCAGATATAGATGAACTGAAGCAGCAAATTCCGGAATACCTGGTTGGATCGGCAGATCTTCATTCCAGTTTCTTCAACGTGCACGAGCTGACCAAGTATATAAAGCGAAATAACGGCTATATGAACAGCTCCGCTAGGTGGCGCTACGTTCTGTTTGGAGAGAGAAGCTGTCATTTAGTCCAGCATTCGGAATTGGGTCAACGCGGAAACATGTGTCCATCCTACTACGTACTGGAGCATGACCCAGGGAGAATCCCTCAAGACATTGTTCACGCAGAATGCACGTGCAGATCGTGTCTGTTTATGGACGAGGTTCCCAAACGCTGGGGAGATGGGGATCATTTCGAATGTGAGAAAATCTGGAGTCATACTCAGGTGTTCAGGCGAGCGGGGTGCAATGATGGGGTGTATACCTATAGATATGCGTGGGAGAGAGTGTCTGTAGGGTGCGCATGCGCATTGGTGTAA